The Peribacillus sp. FSL E2-0218 genome contains a region encoding:
- a CDS encoding PTS system mannose/fructose/sorbose family transporter subunit IID gives MDIGFLPAVLLSAFVAGLMTENYGYGYWMISRPIFAGPLLGLMMGDLQTGLIVGASVELMFMGVLPIGGSIPPNAQIAGLIGTIFAVSAGGKPEVGIALALPIGILAQLLIMLAWNFNIFLVHRAENALKALNLKKAGRLHLSGLIVFFTVMFIPTFLAIQFGSDFVKNLVDSMPAWFLDGLKVSAGILPAIGMAMLLKMMNFKKFWSFFLIGFVLAVYLELPVLSIALLGLGIAISISVVMNKADNSDISLPSSQRGEAETAILTKKDLISTFFRSFFSMTSINYERYGSLGFCFAVIPALKRLYGDDEELKEAIVRHNEFFNCHPYTTNAIIGVTLALEEQRAQGKPITSETISSTKAALMGPLSGIGDSVFKATFMTIFAAIGAGLALEGNPIGPILFIVPNVLLNIISRYYGLIYGYRFGMNLILKMKDSDILNKFVQGATIVGLMVTGSMIVHFVQVGVAAKWNYAGKEIILQELLDSILPGLLPLLLTLGFLWVLHKYKKAIYWLILFCFAVGLVGKSFGVL, from the coding sequence GTGGATATAGGCTTCCTGCCAGCCGTTTTGCTGAGCGCTTTTGTTGCGGGTCTTATGACTGAAAACTATGGGTACGGATATTGGATGATCAGCCGTCCGATTTTTGCGGGCCCGTTACTAGGTTTAATGATGGGGGACCTCCAAACAGGTTTGATTGTAGGGGCGAGCGTCGAATTGATGTTCATGGGGGTCCTGCCGATTGGAGGGAGCATCCCTCCAAATGCACAAATTGCAGGACTGATTGGTACCATTTTTGCAGTCAGTGCTGGCGGTAAACCAGAAGTTGGAATTGCCCTGGCCTTGCCAATTGGCATTCTGGCACAGCTTTTGATCATGCTTGCTTGGAACTTCAATATTTTTCTCGTGCATCGTGCTGAAAATGCTCTAAAAGCGCTTAATCTAAAGAAGGCAGGACGTCTGCACTTGTCCGGTTTGATCGTTTTTTTCACAGTCATGTTCATCCCGACGTTTTTGGCTATTCAGTTTGGAAGCGACTTTGTAAAGAACCTTGTGGATTCCATGCCTGCGTGGTTTCTGGATGGTTTAAAGGTTTCTGCAGGAATTCTGCCTGCCATAGGAATGGCGATGCTCCTGAAAATGATGAACTTCAAGAAGTTTTGGTCATTTTTCCTGATTGGATTCGTACTGGCGGTTTATTTGGAACTCCCTGTACTATCGATTGCCTTGTTGGGTCTTGGAATCGCCATCAGCATTTCGGTGGTGATGAATAAGGCGGATAACAGTGATATCTCCCTTCCTTCGTCCCAGCGAGGTGAAGCGGAAACGGCGATCCTGACAAAGAAGGATTTAATCAGCACCTTTTTCCGTTCCTTCTTCAGCATGACGTCGATAAATTATGAGCGCTATGGGAGTTTAGGTTTTTGTTTTGCGGTAATTCCGGCACTCAAAAGACTTTATGGAGACGATGAGGAATTAAAAGAAGCGATTGTCCGCCATAATGAGTTTTTTAACTGTCACCCATATACTACCAATGCCATCATCGGTGTGACACTTGCCTTGGAAGAGCAACGGGCACAAGGAAAACCGATCACCTCTGAGACTATTTCTTCAACCAAAGCGGCATTGATGGGACCACTTTCTGGAATTGGTGACTCTGTGTTTAAAGCGACCTTCATGACCATTTTTGCGGCAATTGGCGCTGGCTTGGCGTTGGAGGGAAACCCGATAGGTCCGATCCTATTCATCGTGCCAAACGTATTGCTGAACATTATCTCCCGCTATTATGGATTGATTTATGGGTACAGGTTTGGAATGAACCTTATCTTGAAAATGAAAGATTCGGATATCCTCAATAAGTTTGTACAGGGGGCAACCATTGTAGGATTAATGGTCACAGGTTCGATGATTGTCCATTTTGTTCAGGTGGGAGTGGCCGCTAAATGGAACTACGCTGGCAAAGAAATCATCTTGCAAGAACTTCTCGATTCGATCTTGCCCGGGCTTTTGCCCCTTCTCTTGACGCTTGGCTTCTTATGGGTTCTGCATAAATATAAGAAGGCAATCTACTGGCTCATCCTTTTTTGCTTTGCTGTCGGTCTAGTTGGAAAATCATTTGGAGTCTTGTAG
- a CDS encoding APC family permease, with the protein MMGLAYMTPMVVFDTFGIVSGITGGHVPTAYIVALVGMLFTAASYGKLVKVFPAAGSAYTYTQKAINRHLGFLVGWSSLLDYLFLPMVNALLTKIYLTALFPEVPTWLWVVLFVAVVTILNLWSVNVLANFNALFVLIQIAIMTVFIILVIRGLHSGEGTGEVFTIQPFVQDGMDYSAIITGATILCFSFLGFDAVTTLSEETPDPKKTIPKAIFLTALWGGVIFIISSFFIQLFFPDISRFKEPDAALPEIALYVGGKLFQSIFLCTTLVNTLASGLASHASVSRLLYVMGRDKVFPEKWFGYIHPKWKTPAINVLIVGGIALSAVFFDLVTAASLINFGALMAFTFVNLSVISHFIIKEKKHRTIKGYFHYLIMPLIGAIAIGILWINLETSSLIMGVGWFLVGFCYLLYITKAFRTAPPQYQVEEIQL; encoded by the coding sequence ATGATGGGATTGGCTTATATGACTCCTATGGTCGTATTCGATACATTCGGTATCGTATCCGGAATCACCGGGGGACATGTACCGACTGCTTATATCGTTGCATTGGTCGGTATGCTCTTTACAGCCGCAAGCTATGGTAAACTCGTAAAGGTTTTTCCAGCAGCAGGATCGGCGTATACGTATACGCAAAAGGCGATCAATCGGCATTTGGGGTTCCTGGTAGGATGGTCCTCGTTGTTGGACTACCTATTTTTACCGATGGTAAATGCATTATTGACCAAAATTTATCTTACTGCATTATTTCCAGAGGTGCCAACATGGTTATGGGTAGTACTGTTCGTTGCGGTTGTCACGATTCTCAATCTCTGGAGTGTCAATGTATTAGCTAACTTCAATGCCCTTTTTGTTTTGATTCAGATTGCCATCATGACGGTGTTCATCATTCTTGTAATCAGGGGCCTGCATAGTGGAGAAGGGACAGGGGAAGTGTTCACGATCCAGCCCTTCGTCCAGGATGGGATGGACTATTCTGCCATCATCACGGGGGCCACCATTCTTTGTTTTTCCTTTTTGGGGTTTGACGCCGTAACGACACTATCGGAGGAAACGCCGGATCCGAAAAAAACGATTCCCAAAGCGATCTTTTTAACGGCACTATGGGGAGGGGTGATATTCATTATCTCCTCTTTCTTTATCCAGCTTTTTTTTCCTGATATCTCCCGTTTCAAGGAACCGGATGCTGCGTTGCCGGAAATTGCCTTATATGTAGGGGGGAAGCTGTTTCAATCGATTTTCTTATGCACCACCCTTGTCAATACGCTAGCATCGGGACTAGCATCGCATGCCAGCGTATCCCGCCTATTGTATGTTATGGGCCGTGATAAGGTGTTTCCGGAAAAATGGTTTGGCTATATTCATCCTAAGTGGAAAACACCTGCCATCAATGTCCTCATCGTGGGGGGCATTGCCTTGTCGGCCGTGTTCTTTGATTTGGTGACGGCTGCATCACTGATTAATTTTGGTGCATTGATGGCCTTCACTTTTGTAAATCTGTCAGTGATCAGCCATTTTATCATCAAGGAAAAAAAGCATCGAACGATAAAGGGATATTTCCATTACTTAATCATGCCCCTAATCGGGGCCATAGCCATTGGCATTCTTTGGATCAATCTTGAGACAAGCTCACTAATCATGGGGGTTGGCTGGTTTTTGGTTGGATTTTGTTATCTGCTGTACATTACCAAGGCATTTCGCACTGCACCGCCCCAATATCAAGTGGAAGAAATTCAGCTATAG
- a CDS encoding phytoene/squalene synthase family protein: MRLTDQTLLDEDYRYCEDIIKQNSKSFYFAFLGLPKEKANAVYAIYAFCRIADDSVDLGGTRSEKINALNRINQELSLFQDEKELDHPLWRALRDVFTRYKMDIQPFFDQLKGQRRDIDFTIPQTMSQVEEYSYYVAGTVGLMLLPIIASESEQDLTQQAISLGVAMQITNILRDVGEDYRKNNRIYLPLYEMESESYTEEDIKQARINMGFIRIWEKMASRAEALFDDFQEEIQYFDKDSQFQVLLSARLYRGILNAVRDNEYDCFFKRNFISPMKMQQIQQEIKVFASAST, translated from the coding sequence ATGAGATTGACTGATCAAACACTATTGGATGAAGATTATCGGTATTGCGAGGACATCATCAAGCAGAACTCTAAAAGTTTCTATTTTGCTTTTTTAGGCTTACCGAAGGAGAAAGCAAACGCCGTTTATGCCATCTATGCTTTTTGCAGAATTGCCGATGATAGTGTGGATCTGGGAGGGACCAGGTCAGAAAAAATCAACGCGTTGAACCGCATTAATCAGGAGTTAAGCTTATTCCAGGACGAAAAGGAACTGGACCACCCGCTTTGGAGGGCTTTAAGAGATGTGTTCACCCGTTATAAAATGGATATTCAGCCTTTCTTTGATCAGCTGAAAGGCCAGAGAAGGGATATTGATTTCACCATTCCCCAAACAATGAGCCAGGTAGAGGAATATAGCTATTACGTAGCGGGAACGGTTGGTTTAATGCTCTTGCCCATCATCGCTTCCGAATCGGAACAAGATCTTACCCAACAAGCGATATCTCTTGGAGTCGCTATGCAAATTACTAATATATTGAGAGATGTTGGGGAGGACTATAGAAAAAACAACCGAATATATTTGCCGTTATACGAGATGGAATCGGAGTCGTACACTGAGGAAGATATTAAACAAGCCAGGATCAATATGGGCTTTATCAGGATTTGGGAGAAGATGGCCAGCCGTGCAGAAGCGTTGTTTGATGACTTTCAAGAAGAGATCCAATATTTTGATAAAGACAGCCAATTTCAGGTTTTGCTATCGGCACGTCTTTATCGTGGAATCTTAAACGCCGTAAGAGATAATGAATATGACTGTTTTTTTAAGAGGAATTTCATTTCTCCAATGAAGATGCAGCAAATTCAACAAGAAATTAAGGTTTTCGCTTCCGCTTCGACTTAG
- a CDS encoding ankyrin repeat domain-containing protein, whose amino-acid sequence MWKRMVVMAGCLLLLQACAPDSKKDLKNLGNEEMEMNEQLFQAAEKEDTETVSRLIEEGADIDSQDSKGRTATMIATYHNDAGTAKVLIAAGADVNIQDDLKNNPFLYAGAEGYLEILKAAIDAGADPALTNRYGGTALIPASEHGYDHVIKELLTQTDIDVNHVNNLGWTALLEAIVLNDGGEQQQQTVQLLINHGADVNIADHDKVTPLQHARMKGFKDIERMLMKKGAQ is encoded by the coding sequence ATGTGGAAGCGGATGGTTGTAATGGCGGGATGTCTTCTCTTGCTTCAAGCATGTGCCCCAGATTCCAAGAAGGATTTAAAAAATCTTGGAAATGAGGAGATGGAAATGAATGAACAGCTTTTTCAAGCTGCAGAAAAGGAAGACACGGAAACGGTAAGCAGGTTGATTGAGGAAGGTGCCGATATCGATTCACAGGATTCAAAAGGGCGGACAGCCACTATGATCGCTACTTATCATAATGATGCTGGGACGGCAAAGGTCCTAATCGCAGCAGGTGCAGACGTCAACATCCAGGATGATTTGAAAAACAATCCTTTCCTTTATGCCGGTGCAGAAGGATATCTTGAAATCCTCAAGGCTGCGATCGATGCAGGCGCTGACCCTGCGCTGACCAACCGATATGGCGGAACTGCACTCATACCTGCTTCGGAACATGGATATGACCATGTGATCAAGGAACTTTTGACCCAAACTGATATTGATGTAAATCATGTCAATAACCTTGGTTGGACGGCATTATTGGAGGCGATCGTATTGAATGATGGAGGTGAGCAACAACAGCAAACCGTGCAATTGCTGATAAATCATGGTGCTGATGTGAATATAGCCGATCATGATAAGGTGACCCCATTACAGCACGCCCGAATGAAAGGCTTTAAAGACATTGAACGAATGTTGATGAAAAAAGGAGCGCAATAA
- a CDS encoding HAMP domain-containing sensor histidine kinase — MSIKTRFLLSYVGVILFSIALLLVAGFLIIFAITGDANSIENFYKKSYVQKPLTNVEETAFLDLKLLAKHKPEQLLKVEQLKEIKQKDIDIVVRKDSKIEFTSLSFNYQVLGRSLPGFEETNINTRDTIKIDDFFYTYVKFDFYFSDKSQGSIFVLRKVSSSAELARELFPILFGLLLFLFIMIIGLLNYLVSRSIIKPISLLKEGASRIKSGDLNFEIKAASNDEIGQLNRTFDEMRIKLKESVKIQLQYEENRKELLSNISHDLKTPITSIIGYVEGIQDGVANTPQKMEKYLSTIHLKAKDLDSLIDELFLFSKLDLNKEPFTFETVEMNQFIGDYVEEFHLDFLQAGTRIEWNQVYEPIFVTADREKLRRVLANLISNCVKYAERDKVNISIALHEGQEDVAVQVTDNGQGIEPSALPFIFDRFYRAEQSRNSETGGSGLGLAIAKQIIREHEGDIWATSKMGKGTSVFFTLKKGEEHEKNITY, encoded by the coding sequence ATATCGATAAAAACGAGGTTTCTGTTATCTTACGTCGGAGTAATCCTTTTTTCCATCGCCTTGCTATTGGTCGCTGGGTTTTTAATTATTTTTGCGATAACAGGCGATGCAAACTCGATTGAAAATTTTTACAAAAAATCTTATGTCCAGAAACCATTGACGAATGTGGAAGAAACCGCATTTCTTGATTTAAAGCTTTTGGCCAAACATAAACCTGAACAGCTTCTTAAAGTAGAACAATTGAAGGAAATTAAACAAAAGGACATCGACATCGTCGTCAGAAAAGATTCGAAGATCGAGTTTACTTCGCTTTCCTTTAACTATCAGGTACTGGGCAGGTCTCTCCCGGGATTCGAAGAAACGAACATCAATACGAGGGATACGATTAAAATCGATGATTTTTTTTACACATATGTCAAATTTGATTTTTATTTCTCGGATAAAAGCCAAGGAAGTATTTTTGTGTTGAGAAAGGTGAGTTCCTCTGCCGAGCTGGCTCGGGAGTTATTCCCTATTTTATTCGGGCTATTATTATTTCTATTCATCATGATTATCGGGCTGTTAAACTATTTAGTTTCCAGAAGCATCATCAAACCCATTTCACTTCTTAAGGAAGGGGCCAGTCGGATCAAATCAGGAGATTTGAACTTCGAAATAAAAGCTGCCTCCAATGATGAAATCGGACAATTAAATCGGACATTCGATGAAATGAGGATAAAATTAAAAGAATCGGTTAAGATTCAGCTTCAATATGAAGAAAACAGGAAAGAACTTCTATCCAATATTTCGCATGATTTGAAAACGCCGATTACTTCGATTATCGGATATGTTGAGGGAATACAAGATGGTGTCGCCAATACCCCGCAAAAAATGGAAAAGTATTTATCGACTATCCATTTAAAGGCGAAAGACTTGGATTCATTGATCGATGAATTATTCCTATTCTCCAAGCTGGATTTAAATAAAGAACCATTCACGTTTGAAACTGTGGAAATGAATCAATTTATCGGAGACTACGTGGAAGAATTTCATTTGGATTTCCTTCAAGCTGGGACTCGAATTGAATGGAATCAAGTGTATGAACCAATATTTGTGACAGCGGATAGGGAGAAACTAAGACGAGTATTGGCTAACTTAATCAGTAATTGCGTGAAGTATGCGGAGAGGGATAAAGTGAACATTTCCATTGCTTTACATGAGGGGCAAGAGGATGTAGCTGTACAGGTTACGGATAATGGCCAAGGAATAGAACCTTCAGCCCTGCCTTTCATTTTTGATCGCTTTTACCGTGCTGAACAATCCAGGAATTCAGAGACTGGTGGCAGCGGCTTAGGGCTGGCGATTGCCAAACAAATCATACGAGAGCATGAAGGGGATATTTGGGCTACAAGCAAGATGGGAAAGGGCACAAGTGTCTTCTTTACCTTAAAGAAAGGTGAGGAGCATGAAAAAAATATTACTTATTGA
- a CDS encoding PTS sugar transporter subunit IIB: MSIVVTRIDERLIHGQVAYSWSVAYQVTEYLVVDDEAANDPTQILLLSMAVPSGKKLAILSVEDAVSHLDAQPDSMKTFIVVKSPHVLLSLIEKGIMLPSINVGGMYYKAGKQEICKTVYLDEEDKAVFRKIKDHGIACEIRTSPSDKSIDLYTKI, from the coding sequence ATGAGCATTGTTGTTACCCGTATCGATGAAAGGCTTATACATGGACAAGTCGCTTATTCATGGAGCGTTGCTTATCAAGTCACCGAATACCTTGTAGTTGATGATGAAGCGGCGAACGACCCGACCCAAATCCTGCTGCTAAGCATGGCGGTTCCTTCTGGGAAAAAACTTGCCATTCTTTCTGTCGAAGATGCAGTGAGCCATCTCGATGCGCAGCCGGATTCCATGAAAACGTTCATCGTCGTGAAAAGTCCCCATGTTCTCTTATCCCTGATTGAAAAAGGGATTATGCTGCCTTCGATTAATGTAGGCGGCATGTACTATAAAGCTGGTAAACAGGAAATATGTAAAACAGTCTATTTGGACGAAGAAGATAAGGCCGTTTTCCGAAAAATAAAAGATCACGGGATTGCCTGTGAAATCCGAACATCTCCAAGTGACAAATCCATTGATTTATATACGAAAATATAG
- a CDS encoding MurR/RpiR family transcriptional regulator, producing the protein MSTSLLRKIKEKADSLSRAERQVAHYILDHADLVQTYTISEISSNANVSQASVVRFCKRMGIESFKTFQHTLVKELSSNHANINDLSLLRENDTPYQLFQKVTMSNKIALDSLEQTLNKKEFDKAVECLGRAKRIAFFGVGGSATAALDASHKFAKLGVATGMNTDFHTVISYVSNFSSEDALVLFSTSGKTKDVLEMASYAKKIAVPIVAITAYSKSPLLKLATIQLCFPDIEHDQRIGSIASRIMQLNMVDALYLSVFHRIDKQTIDNYQKAREEILRLRR; encoded by the coding sequence ATGAGCACATCTTTATTACGAAAAATCAAAGAAAAAGCCGATTCCCTGTCACGTGCAGAACGGCAAGTAGCCCACTATATATTGGATCATGCCGATTTGGTGCAAACGTACACGATTTCCGAAATATCGAGTAACGCCAATGTTTCCCAGGCCAGCGTTGTCCGTTTTTGTAAACGGATGGGCATAGAAAGCTTTAAAACGTTTCAACATACTCTAGTGAAAGAACTGAGTTCGAACCATGCCAATATTAATGACCTTTCTTTATTGCGTGAAAATGATACCCCTTACCAGCTTTTTCAAAAAGTAACGATGAGCAATAAAATTGCCTTGGATTCGCTTGAACAAACATTGAACAAAAAAGAATTTGATAAAGCAGTCGAATGCTTGGGCAGGGCAAAACGGATTGCTTTTTTCGGTGTCGGCGGCTCCGCTACAGCTGCATTGGATGCCAGCCATAAATTCGCTAAACTTGGCGTCGCGACAGGGATGAACACGGATTTTCATACCGTGATCTCCTATGTTTCCAATTTCTCTTCCGAAGATGCTTTAGTCCTTTTTTCAACATCCGGAAAAACGAAGGATGTTTTGGAAATGGCTTCCTATGCAAAAAAGATCGCCGTTCCCATTGTTGCCATTACCGCCTATTCGAAGTCTCCTCTATTAAAATTGGCTACGATACAGCTTTGCTTTCCTGACATTGAACATGATCAGCGAATCGGCAGCATTGCATCGAGGATCATGCAGCTTAACATGGTCGACGCCCTTTACTTAAGCGTTTTTCACCGCATCGACAAACAAACCATCGATAATTATCAAAAAGCACGTGAAGAAATCCTCCGACTAAGAAGGTAA
- the crtI gene encoding phytoene desaturase family protein, producing MTKTAKTVVVIGGGLGGLSAAISMAQSGYKVSLYEKNDHLGGKLNRLEQDGFGFDLGPSILTMPQIFERLFVKSGRDMADYIPTLRLKHEWRSFFPDDSVIDLYGDLNLMLQENTCLSEKDMEEYGHFLEYARRIYEVTEEGYFAKGLDSTMEIFKQHGLIASVKGFDLFSTMYDAIQKRISHPKLRNMLAYFIKYVGSSPYDAPAVLNMMIYMQHAQGVWYVPGGMNRIAQGMVKLATELGVELHTGMAVRKLITKEGSKGILAAELDDGTRRTAEHFISNMEVIPAYEKLLDEGKHFIKKLEKRFEPSSSGLILHLGVRKTYPQLAHHNFFFSNNLQKQMNKVFRDHELPDDPTIYLVNVNKTDPSQALPGHENIKILPHIPYIQDKPFTQNDYIALREKVLMKLEKMGLTDLRQNIVTEDMWTPHDIERRYGSHRGSIYGTVSHRKKNRGFKHAKQSERYDNLYFVGGTVNPGGGMPMVTLSGQQVRDKIVQKDSNHG from the coding sequence ATGACCAAAACCGCTAAAACGGTCGTCGTTATCGGAGGCGGGCTGGGAGGACTTTCAGCCGCCATATCGATGGCGCAAAGTGGATATAAGGTTTCACTTTATGAAAAGAACGACCATCTTGGTGGTAAATTGAATCGATTGGAACAGGATGGCTTTGGTTTCGACCTTGGTCCATCCATATTGACCATGCCTCAAATATTTGAACGATTGTTTGTAAAAAGCGGCCGCGATATGGCTGACTATATTCCTACGCTTCGCTTAAAGCATGAATGGCGATCCTTCTTTCCAGACGATTCGGTCATAGATCTATATGGAGACTTGAATTTGATGTTACAGGAAAATACTTGCTTGTCTGAAAAGGACATGGAGGAGTATGGACATTTTTTAGAATATGCAAGGCGAATATATGAAGTGACTGAAGAAGGGTACTTTGCCAAGGGCTTGGATTCGACGATGGAAATCTTTAAACAACACGGGCTGATCGCATCGGTTAAAGGTTTTGATCTATTTTCAACCATGTATGATGCCATCCAGAAACGGATCAGCCATCCAAAGCTTCGGAATATGCTTGCTTATTTTATTAAATATGTAGGGTCTTCTCCATACGACGCTCCTGCCGTTCTTAATATGATGATCTATATGCAACATGCTCAAGGTGTTTGGTACGTACCTGGCGGGATGAATCGAATTGCTCAAGGTATGGTCAAACTTGCAACTGAATTAGGTGTTGAATTACATACTGGAATGGCAGTCAGAAAACTCATCACCAAGGAAGGTTCAAAGGGAATCTTGGCAGCGGAGCTGGATGATGGGACGAGGAGAACGGCGGAACATTTTATCTCCAATATGGAAGTCATCCCAGCCTATGAAAAATTATTGGATGAAGGAAAGCACTTTATCAAGAAGCTTGAAAAACGGTTTGAGCCTTCCAGTTCCGGTCTAATCCTGCACTTGGGTGTGCGTAAAACATACCCTCAGCTTGCCCATCATAACTTCTTTTTCTCTAATAATCTACAAAAACAAATGAATAAGGTTTTCCGTGACCATGAATTGCCAGACGATCCTACCATTTATTTAGTCAATGTTAATAAAACCGATCCATCTCAAGCACTTCCAGGACATGAGAATATTAAAATTCTTCCACATATCCCATATATTCAAGATAAACCATTCACACAGAATGATTACATAGCCCTACGGGAAAAAGTATTGATGAAATTGGAGAAAATGGGCTTGACTGATTTGCGGCAAAATATTGTAACGGAAGACATGTGGACGCCGCATGATATTGAAAGAAGGTATGGATCACATCGCGGATCCATTTATGGTACAGTCTCCCACCGTAAAAAGAACCGAGGATTCAAACATGCAAAGCAAAGTGAGCGATACGATAATCTTTATTTCGTGGGCGGTACCGTTAATCCTGGCGGGGGGATGCCGATGGTTACATTAAGCGGCCAACAAGTTCGGGATAAAATAGTACAAAAGGATTCCAATCATGGCTAA
- the speB gene encoding agmatinase, with translation MKYPLTPDVKPEFCTTGTFMRLPSSRENAKLAVVGLPFDTAASFRVGARFAPQAVRQASMTLFPYHPIQKVFPFDECNAIDIGDVSVIPHNIHRSYELIESAMADLMKAGIIPIGIGGDHSVTLANLRAAAKIHGPVALLHFDSHTDTWDTYYEEKYWHGSPFIRAYEEGLLQSDKVFQIGIRGTLNHPGDIDSSTDLGYTVITTPQLKERGIADVVKEVKKTIGDTPCFLSFDIDFVDPSCAPGTGTLEVGGLNSFETLELIRSLHGFNFIGFDLVEVLPPYDPTQITSLLAATIIHDFASLVALKLRAEQEMPVENSQKN, from the coding sequence ATGAAATATCCTTTAACTCCCGATGTAAAACCAGAGTTTTGTACCACTGGAACATTTATGCGCTTACCTTCTTCAAGAGAAAATGCCAAATTGGCCGTGGTTGGCCTGCCCTTTGATACAGCCGCTTCATTCAGGGTAGGAGCAAGGTTCGCTCCACAGGCGGTCCGTCAGGCATCCATGACGTTGTTTCCTTATCATCCCATTCAGAAAGTTTTTCCATTTGACGAGTGTAATGCGATTGATATTGGGGATGTTTCAGTGATTCCCCATAATATCCACCGAAGCTATGAATTAATTGAATCGGCAATGGCAGACTTGATGAAAGCGGGCATCATCCCAATCGGAATTGGAGGAGATCACTCCGTAACATTGGCCAATTTAAGAGCTGCCGCAAAAATCCATGGACCAGTGGCGCTTCTCCATTTCGATTCACATACTGACACGTGGGATACTTATTATGAAGAGAAATATTGGCATGGTTCACCGTTCATCCGTGCTTATGAGGAAGGGCTGCTGCAGTCGGATAAAGTTTTCCAAATTGGAATTAGAGGAACACTCAATCATCCAGGCGATATTGATTCCAGTACAGATTTGGGCTATACCGTGATAACAACGCCTCAACTGAAGGAAAGGGGAATCGCGGATGTCGTGAAGGAAGTCAAAAAGACGATTGGGGATACACCATGTTTCTTGAGCTTTGATATCGATTTCGTAGATCCATCGTGCGCACCTGGTACGGGCACCTTGGAAGTTGGAGGATTGAATAGTTTTGAAACATTGGAGTTGATTCGCTCCCTGCACGGATTCAACTTCATCGGTTTCGACTTGGTGGAAGTTCTCCCACCCTATGACCCAACCCAAATCACTTCCCTATTGGCAGCCACCATCATTCACGACTTTGCCAGTTTAGTAGCATTGAAATTGAGGGCAGAACAAGAAATGCCAGTCGAAAATAGTCAAAAAAACTAG
- a CDS encoding response regulator transcription factor, whose amino-acid sequence MKKILLIEDDVSIAELQRDYLEIDDFKVNIQHTGDAGLQQALQKNYDLIILDIMLPGVNGFEICKQIRAAKDIPILIVSAKKEDIDKIRGLGLGADDYITKPFSPSELVARVKAHLARYDRLAGNHSKINTVFVHGISIDKSSRKVHINGGEVPFTTKEFDLLLFLVMHPNQVLSKEQLYESNWGMESAADVSTVTVHIRKLREKIERDPAHPKYLETVWGAGYRFNV is encoded by the coding sequence ATGAAAAAAATATTACTTATTGAAGATGATGTCAGCATTGCTGAACTGCAGCGGGATTATTTGGAGATTGATGATTTTAAAGTCAACATTCAACATACAGGTGATGCAGGACTTCAGCAGGCCCTTCAAAAAAACTACGATTTAATCATTCTCGATATCATGCTTCCCGGCGTGAACGGGTTTGAGATTTGCAAACAAATACGAGCTGCCAAGGATATACCGATATTGATCGTTTCCGCCAAAAAGGAGGATATCGATAAAATTCGAGGGCTTGGATTAGGCGCTGACGATTATATCACAAAGCCTTTTAGTCCAAGTGAACTGGTTGCTAGAGTGAAAGCGCATTTAGCCCGGTATGATCGATTGGCAGGGAATCATTCCAAAATAAATACGGTTTTCGTTCACGGTATATCGATAGATAAGTCATCGCGTAAAGTTCATATCAATGGCGGGGAAGTGCCTTTCACGACAAAGGAATTCGATTTGTTGCTGTTTCTTGTGATGCACCCGAACCAAGTATTAAGCAAGGAGCAACTATATGAGAGCAATTGGGGAATGGAGTCGGCGGCGGATGTCTCGACTGTCACCGTCCATATTAGAAAATTACGTGAAAAAATTGAAAGAGACCCGGCACATCCTAAATACCTGGAAACGGTTTGGGGTGCCGGGTATCGATTCAATGTATAA